Proteins encoded within one genomic window of Flavobacterium oreochromis:
- a CDS encoding DUF4252 domain-containing protein produces the protein MKKKIILVFSILSSYLSIAQTPFDKFEGNSNISSVIVNDKMFELMSKVKMETKEDQAYLNLIKKLDYLKVFRTTHPKSTSEIRASVEQYSDKLEELMRVNENGKSSKIYVKTIPGTTNVSELLLLMEGKETVLMSLTGDFSLNEISLLTKRMNLPGGEELNKAAKK, from the coding sequence ATGAAAAAAAAAATAATTTTAGTTTTTAGTATTTTATCCTCTTATTTATCTATAGCACAAACCCCTTTTGATAAATTTGAAGGAAATAGTAATATATCGTCTGTTATTGTGAATGATAAGATGTTTGAATTAATGAGTAAAGTAAAAATGGAAACTAAAGAAGATCAGGCTTATTTAAATTTAATTAAGAAGTTAGATTATCTAAAAGTTTTTAGGACAACTCATCCAAAATCAACTTCTGAGATACGTGCTAGTGTAGAGCAGTATAGTGATAAATTAGAGGAATTAATGCGCGTAAATGAGAATGGAAAAAGTTCTAAAATATATGTAAAAACTATTCCAGGAACTACTAATGTATCTGAATTATTGCTTCTTATGGAAGGAAAAGAAACTGTTTTAATGTCTTTAACAGGCGATTTTTCATTAAATGAAATTTCACTTTTAACTAAACGGATGAATTTGCCTGGAGGTGAAGAATTAAATAAAGCAGCTAAGAAGTAA
- a CDS encoding 6-pyruvoyl trahydropterin synthase family protein, whose amino-acid sequence MRVTVSRKAHFNAAHRLYRKDWTDEQNQKVFGKCNNPNFHGHNYELIVSVTGTINPETGYVIDIKDLADIIYEEVEVLFDHKNLNLDVPEFKDLIPTAENIVVVIWNKIRKRIEKNNDLEITLFETPRNFVTYKG is encoded by the coding sequence ATGAGAGTAACAGTATCAAGAAAAGCTCATTTTAATGCAGCTCATCGTTTGTATAGAAAAGATTGGACGGATGAACAAAATCAAAAAGTTTTTGGTAAATGTAATAATCCTAATTTTCATGGGCATAATTATGAGTTGATAGTGAGTGTTACAGGAACTATAAATCCAGAAACAGGTTATGTGATTGATATTAAGGATTTAGCTGATATAATCTATGAAGAAGTAGAAGTTTTATTCGATCATAAGAATTTAAATCTAGATGTTCCAGAATTTAAAGATTTAATACCTACAGCAGAAAATATAGTAGTTGTTATTTGGAATAAAATAAGAAAAAGAATAGAAAAAAACAATGATTTAGAGATTACGCTGTTTGAAACACCACGTAATTTTGTTACATATAAAGGATGA
- a CDS encoding peroxiredoxin gives MQKGLKVGDKLPLFGAKDQNGNDFYIDSVLGEKVLVIYFYPKDDTPGCTKQACFLRDQYEEFKTIGAEVIGISGDSIAAHKKFASKYDLPYILLSDPDKTLRNLFGVKSNMLGLIPGRVTYVVDKEGVVQMIFEDMNATNHLDRTVEKVKSLI, from the coding sequence ATGCAGAAAGGATTGAAAGTAGGGGATAAACTTCCTCTTTTTGGAGCAAAAGATCAAAATGGAAATGATTTCTATATAGATTCTGTTCTTGGTGAAAAAGTGTTGGTAATTTATTTTTATCCAAAAGATGATACTCCAGGTTGTACCAAACAAGCTTGTTTTTTAAGAGATCAATATGAAGAGTTTAAAACAATAGGAGCGGAGGTTATAGGTATTAGTGGAGATAGTATTGCTGCACATAAGAAATTTGCTAGTAAATATGATTTGCCTTATATACTACTTTCTGACCCTGATAAAACATTGCGAAACCTATTTGGAGTAAAATCCAATATGTTAGGATTAATACCTGGAAGAGTAACTTATGTAGTAGATAAGGAAGGAGTTGTTCAGATGATTTTTGAAGATATGAATGCAACAAATCATTTAGATCGTACAGTAGAAAAAGTAAAAAGTTTGATTTAA
- a CDS encoding DUF4369 domain-containing protein: MYKKVIIAISFAFFASCADKVPAKDEVIVTGNIKGLKKGKLYIQKVQDSSLVALDTIQLNGSSNFESTIKLDSPEMLYLFVDRGQTNSMDNNLLFFAEPGKINIDTDLEFFFANAKITGSKNHDLYKEYKDIIAQFNEQQLQLLQAKILGNKGSKNYNEQENQNKQNQLLKRNTYTLQILH, translated from the coding sequence ATGTATAAAAAGGTTATCATAGCAATCTCTTTTGCTTTTTTTGCATCATGTGCAGATAAAGTACCTGCAAAAGATGAGGTAATAGTTACAGGAAATATAAAAGGATTAAAAAAAGGAAAATTATATATTCAAAAAGTACAGGATAGCAGCTTAGTAGCTTTAGACACTATTCAACTAAATGGATCCTCTAATTTTGAGAGTACTATAAAATTAGATTCTCCTGAAATGCTTTATTTATTTGTAGATAGAGGACAAACTAACTCTATGGATAATAATTTATTATTTTTTGCTGAACCTGGAAAAATAAATATAGATACAGATCTTGAATTCTTTTTTGCTAATGCAAAAATCACAGGTTCTAAAAACCATGATCTTTACAAGGAATACAAGGATATTATAGCTCAGTTTAATGAACAACAACTCCAATTACTTCAAGCTAAAATACTAGGAAATAAAGGCAGTAAAAATTACAATGAGCAAGAAAACCAAAATAAACAGAATCAATTATTAAAAAGAAATACTTATACTCTGCAAATTTTGCATTAA
- a CDS encoding S41 family peptidase, with amino-acid sequence MKKNTIKLLLIFTVGLVWSCTDLDDQPQYDPSDAYDFVWKGLNQYYLYQENVTNLGDRRFNSQNDLDLFLANFSKPETLFESLIYDRKNTDKYSVLFSDYTQLEQILTGTNDSNGMEYGLTTKSGSSTDFFGWVKYIMPTSDASTKGLKRGDLFYAVNGIPLTRSNYRDLLSKTTYTLNLASYDAGTIKPNGKSVELTKKAYSENPVFITNILEEGTKKIGYLMYNGFYTSYESKLNQAFGELKAAGITDLVLDLRYNSGGSVATATRLASMITGQFTDQIFARQQWNSKITSTTDPSKFINKFTTQLDNGSPINSLNLKKVYILTTINTASASELVINCLKPYIQVIQIGGTTTGKNVGSITLFDSPDYKKRNLNPTHKYAMQPIVLKIANKEGFSDYHTGITPDTSNILAEDIANLGVLGNSSEPYLAKAISLIKSGGKVSNQKTHFKIYNEFIDFSKRDLKYEMYLN; translated from the coding sequence ATGAAAAAAAATACAATCAAGCTTTTGCTAATTTTCACTGTAGGTCTCGTTTGGAGCTGTACAGACCTAGATGATCAACCGCAATATGACCCCTCTGATGCGTATGATTTTGTATGGAAAGGACTAAATCAATATTATCTTTATCAAGAAAATGTAACGAATCTAGGCGATCGTCGTTTTAATTCACAAAATGATTTAGATCTTTTTCTAGCTAATTTTTCTAAACCTGAAACTTTATTTGAAAGTTTGATCTATGATCGAAAAAATACAGATAAATATAGCGTCCTTTTTTCAGATTATACTCAATTAGAACAAATTCTAACGGGTACAAATGATAGTAATGGCATGGAATATGGACTTACGACAAAATCTGGAAGTAGTACCGATTTTTTTGGTTGGGTAAAATATATTATGCCTACAAGTGATGCTAGCACAAAAGGCTTAAAACGTGGCGATCTTTTTTATGCCGTTAATGGCATTCCTCTCACCCGAAGTAATTACCGCGATTTACTTTCTAAAACTACATATACATTAAATCTAGCATCCTATGATGCAGGAACAATTAAGCCAAACGGGAAGTCTGTAGAACTAACTAAAAAAGCTTATTCTGAAAACCCTGTATTTATCACTAATATACTAGAAGAAGGAACCAAAAAAATAGGTTATTTAATGTATAATGGTTTCTACACGTCTTATGAATCAAAATTAAATCAAGCTTTTGGTGAACTAAAAGCTGCAGGAATTACAGACTTAGTTTTAGATTTGCGTTACAACTCAGGCGGATCAGTAGCTACTGCAACTCGTTTAGCTAGCATGATTACAGGTCAATTTACTGATCAAATTTTTGCTAGACAACAATGGAATTCTAAAATTACTTCTACAACGGATCCTAGCAAATTCATTAACAAATTTACCACACAACTGGATAATGGAAGTCCTATCAATTCATTAAATTTAAAAAAAGTATATATTTTAACCACTATTAACACAGCCTCTGCTAGTGAATTAGTTATTAACTGTTTAAAACCATATATACAAGTAATTCAAATTGGCGGTACTACAACGGGCAAAAATGTAGGATCTATAACCCTTTTTGATTCTCCTGATTATAAAAAAAGAAATCTAAATCCAACTCATAAATATGCAATGCAGCCTATTGTTTTAAAAATTGCCAATAAAGAGGGGTTTAGTGATTATCATACTGGAATTACACCTGATACTTCTAATATTTTAGCTGAAGATATAGCTAATTTAGGCGTTTTAGGAAATAGCTCTGAACCTTATTTAGCAAAAGCTATTAGCTTAATTAAATCAGGTGGCAAGGTAAGTAATCAAAAAACTCATTTTAAAATTTATAATGAATTTATAGATTTTTCTAAGCGTGATTTGAAATATGAAATGTATTTAAATTAA
- a CDS encoding NAD(P)/FAD-dependent oxidoreductase, whose amino-acid sequence MPKELQIQVSPEVASNEVMLKNHLAKLTQVSIVEIQHIVILKRSIDARQKTIKINLKVILYFQGEEILQDQVALPNYQDVNKSPEVIVIGAGPAGLFAALQLIELGIKPIVLERGKDVRGRRRDLKAINRDHIVNEDSNYCFGEGGAGTYSDGKLYTRSKKRGDVDRILKLLVAFGASPEILVEAHPHIGTNKLPEIIQDIREKIKEYGGKVLFETRVVDILIKNNEVEGVITQSGDVISAEKIILATGHSARDVFELLDRKKVLIEAKPFALGVRAEHSQSLIDSIQYSCDFRGAFLPPAPYSVVKQVNGRGMYSFVCAQVVL is encoded by the coding sequence ATGCCAAAAGAACTTCAAATTCAAGTATCGCCTGAAGTAGCTTCTAATGAAGTAATGCTAAAGAATCATCTTGCAAAATTAACACAAGTATCCATTGTAGAGATACAACATATTGTAATCCTTAAAAGATCTATTGACGCTCGACAAAAAACAATTAAAATAAATTTGAAAGTTATTCTTTATTTTCAAGGAGAAGAAATACTTCAAGATCAAGTGGCATTGCCAAATTATCAGGATGTAAATAAATCTCCAGAAGTGATTGTTATAGGAGCGGGACCAGCTGGTTTGTTTGCTGCTTTGCAGTTAATAGAGTTAGGTATTAAGCCAATCGTATTAGAAAGAGGAAAAGATGTAAGAGGGAGAAGAAGAGATTTAAAAGCAATTAATAGAGATCATATAGTAAATGAAGATTCTAATTATTGTTTTGGAGAAGGAGGGGCAGGAACTTATTCAGATGGGAAATTGTATACACGTTCAAAAAAACGTGGTGATGTAGATCGTATTTTAAAATTATTAGTCGCATTTGGTGCTTCTCCCGAAATATTAGTAGAAGCACATCCTCATATAGGAACTAATAAATTACCTGAAATTATTCAGGACATTAGAGAAAAAATTAAAGAATACGGAGGGAAAGTATTGTTTGAAACACGAGTAGTTGATATTTTGATAAAAAATAACGAGGTTGAAGGAGTTATTACACAATCAGGGGATGTTATATCTGCTGAAAAAATAATTCTAGCTACAGGTCATTCAGCTCGTGATGTGTTTGAATTATTAGATCGAAAAAAAGTATTAATAGAAGCTAAACCTTTTGCTTTGGGAGTACGAGCTGAACATTCGCAAAGCTTAATAGATTCTATACAATATTCGTGTGATTTTAGAGGAGCTTTTCTGCCTCCAGCCCCTTACTCTGTAGTAAAGCAAGTAAATGGTCGAGGAATGTATTCTTTTGTATGTGCCCAGGTGGTGTTATAG
- a CDS encoding TIGR03643 family protein produces MRKIKIAELDRENLERLISMAQEERKPFESIKEEFGVSESDVTELMRKHLSKDQFELWKKKATASKPKPKPIKNNDFDDDLDGKYYLKNKFD; encoded by the coding sequence ATGAGAAAAATTAAAATCGCTGAATTAGACAGAGAAAATTTAGAAAGACTAATCAGCATGGCACAAGAAGAACGCAAACCCTTTGAATCTATTAAAGAAGAATTTGGTGTTAGCGAAAGCGATGTAACGGAATTAATGCGTAAACATCTATCAAAAGATCAATTTGAGCTTTGGAAGAAAAAAGCAACTGCTTCCAAACCCAAACCCAAACCTATTAAAAACAATGACTTTGATGATGATTTAGACGGAAAGTATTATCTTAAAAATAAATTTGATTAA
- a CDS encoding YbhB/YbcL family Raf kinase inhibitor-like protein translates to MKNFLTLLAFISIFTASAQTFTLKSNDLGGQATMKQVFNGFGCTGENLSPQLFWENAPKETKSFAVTIHDENAPTGSGWWHWLAFDIPATTKELKTGAGDLSKNLMPVGSVQSITDFGKSGYGGPCPPEGHGFHKYTITVYALKTDKLGLDKNASPALVGYYLNGNTIEKASIIMYYKR, encoded by the coding sequence ATGAAAAACTTTTTAACCTTACTTGCGTTTATTTCAATTTTTACAGCAAGTGCACAAACTTTTACTTTAAAAAGTAATGACTTAGGAGGTCAAGCAACTATGAAACAAGTTTTTAACGGATTTGGTTGTACAGGTGAAAATTTATCTCCTCAACTATTTTGGGAAAATGCTCCAAAAGAGACTAAAAGTTTTGCGGTGACAATACATGATGAGAATGCTCCTACAGGAAGTGGATGGTGGCATTGGCTTGCTTTTGATATTCCTGCTACAACTAAAGAGTTAAAAACAGGAGCTGGTGATCTTTCTAAAAACTTAATGCCTGTTGGTTCAGTACAAAGTATTACTGATTTTGGCAAGTCAGGTTACGGTGGTCCTTGTCCGCCTGAAGGTCATGGTTTTCATAAATATACTATTACTGTTTATGCTTTAAAAACAGACAAATTAGGTTTAGATAAAAACGCAAGTCCTGCCTTAGTTGGTTATTATTTAAACGGAAACACCATTGAAAAAGCTTCTATTATAATGTATTACAAAAGATAA
- the idi gene encoding isopentenyl-diphosphate Delta-isomerase yields the protein MIEEKVILVNEVDEVIGLMPKLEAHEKALLHRAFSVFILNDQGQIMLQQRAHHKYHSPLLWTNTCCSHQREGESNIEAGKRRLYEEMGFTTELKELFHFIYKAPFDNGLTEHELDHVMIGYFNEDPSVNPDEVESWKWMSIEAVKEDIKLYPDQYTVWFKIIFDEFYHYLEAHTL from the coding sequence ATGATTGAAGAAAAAGTAATTTTGGTAAATGAAGTAGATGAGGTAATAGGGTTGATGCCTAAGCTAGAAGCGCATGAAAAAGCTTTGTTGCATAGAGCTTTTTCAGTATTTATACTGAATGATCAAGGGCAAATAATGCTGCAACAAAGGGCTCATCATAAATACCATTCGCCATTATTGTGGACTAATACCTGCTGTAGTCATCAACGAGAAGGAGAGTCTAATATAGAGGCAGGAAAACGTCGTTTATATGAAGAAATGGGGTTTACAACAGAATTAAAAGAACTTTTTCATTTTATCTATAAAGCTCCTTTTGATAATGGATTAACAGAGCATGAGTTAGACCATGTAATGATAGGGTATTTTAATGAAGATCCTTCTGTAAATCCAGATGAAGTAGAAAGTTGGAAATGGATGTCTATTGAAGCTGTAAAAGAAGATATAAAACTTTATCCAGATCAATATACAGTTTGGTTTAAAATTATTTTTGATGAATTTTATCATTATTTAGAAGCGCATACATTATGA
- a CDS encoding helix-turn-helix domain-containing protein gives MNTQSVYNLPFDFFQNNHFDCAIYFYNAQQSTKNIPVTFTHNVLCFLLNGHKEVISNQNNISIQNDQFFLLQSGNSLMTERLIGESGYNSILFFFSDHFLNDILFKKQIQLPKATHSNQAVLDLHKDAYVCLFEKSLILLKNDFNQALHLTHIKLEEILLYLLNKEPERISSFFQNTLSRDKHKSIKDIIQQHENNHLTIEELAFLSNMSISTFKRKFTEIYQISPKKYFISKKMEKARNELMLNKRPSDLYHELGYENLSAFSNEFKKYYGVSPKNFKN, from the coding sequence ATGAACACACAATCTGTTTATAATTTACCTTTTGATTTTTTTCAGAATAATCATTTTGACTGTGCTATTTATTTTTATAATGCACAACAATCTACTAAAAATATCCCTGTTACTTTTACCCACAATGTTCTTTGTTTCTTACTTAACGGACATAAAGAGGTAATCAGTAACCAAAATAATATTTCTATCCAAAATGATCAATTTTTCTTATTACAATCAGGAAATAGCTTAATGACAGAACGTTTAATAGGTGAATCTGGTTATAATAGTATTCTTTTTTTCTTTTCAGATCATTTTTTAAATGATATTTTATTCAAAAAACAAATTCAATTACCTAAAGCAACTCACTCAAATCAAGCTGTATTAGATCTTCACAAAGATGCTTATGTCTGTTTATTTGAAAAATCATTGATTTTACTAAAAAATGATTTTAATCAAGCTTTACATCTTACGCATATTAAATTAGAAGAAATTTTATTGTATTTACTAAATAAAGAACCCGAACGAATCAGTAGTTTTTTTCAGAATACATTAAGCCGTGATAAACATAAATCTATAAAAGATATTATACAACAACATGAGAACAATCATTTAACGATTGAAGAACTTGCTTTTTTATCAAATATGAGCATTTCTACTTTTAAGAGAAAATTTACAGAGATATACCAAATTTCTCCTAAAAAGTATTTTATTTCTAAAAAAATGGAAAAAGCACGAAACGAATTAATGCTTAACAAAAGGCCCTCTGATCTTTATCATGAATTAGGATATGAAAATTTATCTGCGTTTAGTAATGAGTTTAAAAAATACTATGGAGTATCCCCTAAAAATTTTAAAAATTAA
- a CDS encoding sterol desaturase family protein — MNEITNYFETIPPSHRSSILFGGIAFFWILESGFPRFHFKYNKTRHAVLNLFFTFTTIVVNFFLAMMLFKSSIWNTKNHFGILYWFNITNIGLQCIIGLLLMDFIGAYLPHYLQHKIKFLWRFHLIHHTDTWLDTTSANRHHPGESVFRFLFTALAVVITGAPIWLFFMYQSCSVLLSQFNHSNIQLPKWLDNWSSFIIITPKIHRIHHHYKLPYTDSNYGNIFSFWDRLLKTYQKLPQDQIIFGIDTHMSTNEHNNLTNLLAIPFQKYRDPKT, encoded by the coding sequence ATTAACGAGATTACAAACTACTTTGAGACAATCCCTCCATCTCATCGATCCTCTATACTATTTGGGGGTATTGCTTTTTTTTGGATTTTAGAAAGCGGTTTTCCTCGTTTTCATTTTAAATACAATAAAACTCGACATGCTGTATTAAACCTTTTCTTTACTTTTACAACGATTGTTGTTAACTTTTTCCTAGCAATGATGCTTTTCAAAAGCTCAATTTGGAATACTAAAAATCATTTTGGAATTCTTTATTGGTTTAATATTACAAATATAGGATTACAATGTATAATTGGACTATTACTTATGGATTTTATAGGTGCTTATCTACCGCATTATTTACAACATAAGATAAAATTTTTATGGCGATTTCACTTAATTCATCATACTGATACTTGGCTAGATACAACCAGTGCTAATCGTCATCATCCTGGCGAAAGTGTTTTCCGATTTTTATTTACAGCTTTAGCAGTTGTAATAACAGGAGCACCTATTTGGCTTTTTTTCATGTATCAGTCCTGTTCTGTTCTTTTATCCCAATTTAATCATTCAAACATACAACTCCCAAAATGGCTAGACAATTGGTCATCTTTTATAATAATTACACCTAAAATACATCGTATACATCATCACTATAAACTCCCCTATACAGATAGTAATTATGGAAATATTTTCAGTTTCTGGGATCGTCTTTTAAAAACTTATCAAAAATTACCACAAGATCAAATTATTTTTGGCATAGATACACATATGTCTACGAATGAACATAATAATTTAACTAATTTATTAGCTATTCCTTTTCAAAAATATAGAGATCCAAAAACATGA
- a CDS encoding IS4 family transposase has translation MQVSEVLNYIPKEELERLSLKYKVDYQVKKLNGQTMFQLLLFSMLNVKNNSLRVMEEFYHSLAFKSIANNSFDGVKYNSIRDRLVTINPCYFEAIFKSCLKQFQNKYLNKKHNIIAFDSTLVSISSKLFEEGMQINKQGDKRFVKFSMAFSNVPIHSKIFTEQAFVSEDFALKDLINECPLSPENILVFDRGLQARSAFESFNNQNFIFVTRLNNYTRFDIVEEFKIVQNETERLYIERDLKIILFDKRNKKTTSFLRLIIAREKESNEIFYFLSNSNDLTSKEIVDIYKKRWEIEVFFKFIKQNLNFSHLISRNLNGIKVVMYMTLIMAILLTVYKKLNNLKGYKIPKLKFANELEVLIIKDIMEKCGGNPNQVEDIFKPK, from the coding sequence ATGCAAGTTTCGGAAGTGTTAAATTATATTCCAAAAGAGGAATTAGAAAGATTATCATTAAAGTACAAGGTTGATTACCAAGTTAAAAAGCTCAATGGGCAAACGATGTTTCAACTTTTACTTTTTTCAATGCTAAATGTAAAAAATAATAGCCTGAGGGTTATGGAGGAATTTTATCATTCATTAGCATTTAAAAGTATTGCAAACAATAGTTTTGACGGAGTAAAATACAATTCGATAAGAGACCGATTAGTTACTATAAATCCGTGTTATTTCGAAGCAATTTTCAAAAGTTGCTTGAAACAATTTCAAAATAAATATCTTAATAAAAAGCACAACATCATTGCTTTCGACTCTACTTTAGTCAGTATTTCTTCTAAATTATTTGAAGAAGGAATGCAGATTAACAAACAAGGAGATAAAAGATTTGTGAAATTTAGTATGGCTTTTTCGAATGTTCCTATACACTCAAAGATATTTACAGAACAAGCTTTCGTTTCTGAAGATTTTGCTTTAAAAGATTTGATAAATGAATGTCCCCTAAGTCCAGAAAATATATTGGTCTTTGACCGCGGACTTCAGGCAAGAAGTGCATTTGAAAGTTTTAATAACCAGAATTTTATTTTTGTTACTCGTCTTAATAATTATACTCGATTTGATATAGTTGAGGAATTTAAAATAGTTCAAAATGAAACAGAAAGATTATATATTGAAAGAGATTTGAAGATCATATTGTTTGATAAACGAAATAAAAAAACAACTTCATTTTTAAGGTTAATCATTGCAAGAGAAAAGGAAAGTAATGAAATATTCTATTTTTTAAGTAATAGTAATGACCTGACTTCTAAAGAGATTGTCGATATTTACAAAAAGCGATGGGAGATTGAAGTGTTTTTTAAATTTATAAAACAAAACTTAAACTTTAGTCATTTGATTTCTAGGAATCTAAACGGAATAAAGGTTGTTATGTATATGACTTTGATAATGGCGATCCTTTTGACAGTTTATAAAAAACTAAACAATCTAAAAGGGTACAAAATACCAAAACTAAAATTTGCTAACGAGTTAGAAGTATTAATCATCAAAGATATTATGGAAAAATGCGGTGGAAACCCAAATCAAGTTGAGGATATTTTCAAACCAAAATAG
- a CDS encoding M61 family metallopeptidase, protein MKKIFLSAALTIFFFNCKAAPLSNSSKTPEVNVTIDLNTIQDDKIMVTVIPSPSKEDVILFSIPKTVPGTYSSDNYGRFIEKIKAYTTKGENLPLAKLDENTYRITDAKKLGKITYWVNDTYDTEQVGGIGGDDVFSPAGTNIDSNCFVLNTHGFIGYFSDKKEVPYTLTVLHPDHLYGATSLTDHNPSNTIDIFKTSRYATLVDHPIMYTKPDIATFKVEDMDILISVYSPTGKYKAADLAPNMEKMMKAQKKFLGPINNTKKYSVLIYLTDVQKQDAKGFGALEHTTSTTVVMPEMIPSDQMDEQLKDIVSHEFFHIVSPLGIHAEEIHYFDFNEPKMSKHLWMYEGITEYFANLFQINQGLINEEEFYNRMSDKIRQAAHMNDTIPFTKMSANVLTKPYKDQYLNVYQKGALIGMCIDIIIREKSNGKRGVLDLMQKLNNEYGIDKPFKDDALFDKIITFTYPEVGDFLKNYVDGPTPIPYEKFFVKMGVTQAQTKIPGNVFIKEQTPYVTINQATKEIVILPGIELPEFYTNLGLKGGDCILAINDKNYNLDNIYDMIMASQSWKENENISVKIKRDQKEMILKGVVKLPFEEVTGYKATDDTKKALKEAWLKG, encoded by the coding sequence ATGAAAAAAATATTTTTATCAGCTGCATTAACAATCTTTTTCTTTAATTGTAAAGCAGCTCCATTAAGTAATAGTTCTAAAACTCCTGAAGTAAATGTTACAATTGATTTAAACACAATACAAGATGATAAAATCATGGTAACAGTAATTCCTAGTCCTTCTAAAGAAGATGTTATTCTGTTTAGTATTCCTAAAACAGTCCCAGGAACTTACTCATCAGATAATTACGGTCGTTTTATTGAAAAAATAAAAGCTTATACTACCAAAGGAGAAAATTTACCTTTAGCTAAACTTGATGAAAATACGTATCGGATTACAGATGCTAAAAAATTAGGTAAAATAACTTATTGGGTAAATGATACTTATGATACTGAACAAGTTGGCGGTATAGGTGGCGATGATGTTTTTTCACCAGCAGGAACCAATATAGACTCGAACTGTTTTGTGCTAAACACACACGGTTTTATTGGTTATTTTAGTGATAAAAAAGAAGTTCCTTACACTTTAACTGTTCTTCATCCTGATCATTTATATGGAGCTACTTCCCTTACAGATCACAATCCTAGTAATACTATTGATATTTTTAAAACCAGTCGATATGCCACCCTTGTAGATCATCCTATAATGTATACAAAACCTGACATTGCTACTTTTAAGGTAGAAGATATGGATATTCTAATTAGTGTATATTCTCCAACGGGAAAATACAAAGCAGCTGATTTAGCTCCCAATATGGAGAAAATGATGAAAGCTCAAAAAAAATTTTTAGGTCCTATTAATAATACAAAAAAGTATTCTGTATTAATTTATCTTACAGATGTACAAAAACAAGATGCAAAAGGATTTGGTGCTTTAGAACATACGACTTCTACAACTGTTGTAATGCCTGAAATGATACCTTCAGATCAAATGGATGAACAATTAAAAGATATTGTATCACATGAATTCTTTCATATTGTAAGTCCTTTAGGTATTCACGCAGAAGAGATTCATTATTTTGATTTCAATGAGCCTAAAATGTCAAAACATTTATGGATGTATGAAGGAATAACAGAATATTTTGCAAATCTTTTTCAAATTAATCAAGGTTTAATAAATGAAGAGGAGTTTTATAATCGTATGAGTGATAAAATTAGACAAGCAGCTCATATGAATGATACAATCCCTTTTACAAAAATGAGTGCTAATGTATTAACTAAACCTTACAAAGATCAGTACCTTAATGTATATCAAAAAGGAGCTTTGATAGGTATGTGTATAGACATCATTATTCGTGAAAAGAGTAACGGCAAACGAGGGGTACTTGATTTAATGCAAAAATTAAACAATGAATATGGTATTGACAAACCATTTAAAGATGATGCTCTTTTTGATAAAATCATAACCTTTACTTATCCAGAGGTAGGCGATTTCTTAAAAAATTATGTAGACGGCCCTACTCCTATACCTTATGAAAAGTTTTTTGTCAAAATGGGAGTTACACAAGCGCAAACAAAAATACCAGGAAATGTTTTCATCAAGGAACAGACTCCTTATGTTACAATTAATCAAGCTACTAAAGAAATAGTAATTCTTCCAGGAATAGAGCTTCCCGAATTTTATACTAATTTAGGATTAAAAGGAGGTGACTGTATACTAGCTATAAATGATAAAAACTATAATCTAGACAATATTTATGATATGATTATGGCAAGTCAAAGCTGGAAAGAGAACGAAAATATTTCAGTTAAAATTAAAAGAGATCAGAAAGAAATGATACTAAAAGGAGTAGTAAAACTTCCTTTTGAAGAAGTAACTGGTTACAAAGCTACTGATGACACTAAAAAAGCATTAAAAGAAGCTTGGCTTAAAGGATAA